From a single Centropristis striata isolate RG_2023a ecotype Rhode Island chromosome 14, C.striata_1.0, whole genome shotgun sequence genomic region:
- the grna.2 gene encoding granulin 2, producing the protein MMKFTLWLTVGVFVWGLTSCSITCPDGNMCSDFATCCMTRHGYSCCPYPKAVCCADLAHCCPSGYRCNALTQMCEKELWMKIPMVKKEPAQEPLTPVLPVSPPQELENNNVPDQIRSTVVHCDNYWSCPDGTTCCRHPAGGWYCCPYNLGRCCLDGYHCCPYGFDCDFTYTRCVRRGLIYPFTPKQNMPSVPASHISSTEDKSSLQETPMTALTEASSNINEVGVIRCDDKFFCSAGTTCCKGSTGSWNCCPYPLGQCCTDGKHCCQYGYNCGPSALSCRRWYTQIPSGAQEHAKTD; encoded by the exons ATGATGAAGTTCACTCTGTGGTTGACAGTGGGAGTTTTTGTGTGGGGGCTTACATCCTGCTCCATCACATGTCCTGATGGGAACATGTGTTCTGATTTCGCCACCTGCTGTATGACTAGACATGGATATAGCTGCTGTCCATATCCAAAA GCTGTGTGTTGCGCTGACTTGGCCCACTGCTGCCCCTCAGGGTACCGCTGTAATGCGCTAACCCAGATGTGTGAGAAAGAGCTGTGGATGAAGATACccatggtgaagaaggagcCTGCACAGGAACCACTCACTCCTGTTCTACCTGTATCTCCCCCGCAGGAGCTTGAAAACAACAACGTCCCAGACCAAATAAGGAGCACAGTTGTCCATTGTGACAACTACTGGTCATGTCCAGATGGCACTACCTGCTGCAGACACCCGGCAGGGGGCTGGTACTGTTGCCCATACAATCTT GGAAGGTGTTGTCTGGACGGCTATCACTGTTGTCCATACGGGTTTGACTGTGACTTCACTTATACACGCTGCGTGAGGAGAGGTCTGATATATCCTTTCACCCCCAAACAAAACATGCCTTCAGTCCCTGCCTCTCACATTTCATCTACGGAGGACAAAAGCAGCTTGCAAGAG ACGCCAATGACAGCTCTGACAGAAGCCAGTAGCAACATCAATGAGGTTGGAGTCATTCGCTGTGATGATAAGTTTTTCTGCTCAGCAGGAACAACTTGCTGCAAAGGGTCCACAGGCAGTTGGAACTGCTGTCCGTACCCACTG GGCCAATGTTGTACAGATGGTAAGCACTGCTGTCAGTATGGATATAACTGCGGCCCCTCCGCCCTGTCATGCAGAAGATGGTACACTCAGATCCCCTCAGGAGCACAGGAACATGCCAAAACAGACTGA